The proteins below come from a single Chelmon rostratus isolate fCheRos1 chromosome 12, fCheRos1.pri, whole genome shotgun sequence genomic window:
- the LOC121615431 gene encoding apolipoprotein D-like has product MNAIQVISLTLLSVLAANAQVIMPGRCPKPAVQENFDAARYLGTWYDIQKLPHAFQKGECSTATYSLKSPGVVGVLNRELLADGTINSITGSAMAKDPSEPAKLVVSFFENSPPAPYWVLSTDYDNYSLVYSCTDLGVLHVDFAWIMSRQPTLSEETMEELHSTLSSIGVRVDKLLPTEQDAAYCSAMHQ; this is encoded by the exons ATGAATGCCATCCAGGTGATTTCCCTCACTCTGCTGTCCGTTCTGGCAGCCAACGCTCAGGTCATCATGCCAGGAAGATGCCCAAAGCCTGCTGTTCAGGAGAACTTCGATGCTGCCAGG TATCTTGGTACGTGGTATGATATACAGAAACTGCCACATGCCTTCCAGAAGGGTGAGTGCAGCACTGCCACCTACAGCCTGAAGAGCCCTGGAGTTGTCGGCGTCCTCAACAGGGAGCTGCT tGCTGATGGGACCATTAACTCCATCACTGGCTCTGCCATGGCTAAAGACCCCTCTGAGCCTGCCAAGCTGGTGGTCTCCTTCTTTGAGA ACTCTCCCCCTGCTCCTTACTGGGTGCTGTCCACCGACTACGACAACTACTCCCTGGTCTACAGCTGCACCGACCTCGGCGTGCTGCATGTGGATTTTGCCTGGATCATGAGCAGGCAGCCCACCCTGTCTGAGGAGACCATGGAGGAGCTGCACAGCACCCTGTCCTCCATCGGAGTCAGAGTGGACAAGCTGCTCCCCACGGAACAGGATGCAGCTTACTGCAGCGCCATGCATCAGTAA